The following are encoded in a window of Salinibacter grassmerensis genomic DNA:
- a CDS encoding CHY zinc finger protein, translating to MNSDESQPGRKTSRNKSGARPGSHSTVRAPATDDRFEVPVRGVDVGVETRCAHYHGPQDVIAIRFVCCGVFYPCHACHEETAGHPPERWPRDQFDASAVLCGQCKTTLTIEQYLKAEHTCPACGAAFNPGCERHHDRYFCVD from the coding sequence ATGAACAGTGACGAGTCACAACCCGGGCGAAAAACATCCCGCAATAAATCGGGTGCGCGGCCGGGCTCGCATTCGACCGTTCGTGCGCCGGCCACGGACGACCGGTTTGAGGTGCCCGTCCGCGGGGTGGACGTGGGGGTGGAGACGCGCTGTGCCCACTACCATGGCCCCCAAGACGTCATCGCTATCCGCTTCGTGTGTTGTGGCGTCTTCTACCCGTGCCATGCCTGCCACGAGGAGACGGCGGGCCACCCTCCCGAGCGGTGGCCCCGCGATCAGTTCGACGCGTCGGCCGTCCTGTGCGGGCAATGCAAGACGACGCTGACGATCGAGCAGTACCTGAAGGCGGAGCACACGTGCCCGGCGTGCGGCGCGGCGTTCAATCCGGGCTGCGAGCGCCACCACGACCGCTACTTTTGTGTCGACTGA